A genomic segment from Cyanobium sp. NIES-981 encodes:
- a CDS encoding formylglycine-generating enzyme family protein, which produces MVWIPGGSFTMGSDHHYPEEAPAHRREVQGFWIDRAPVTNAQFRKFVKATGHLTLAERAANPADYPEALPELLAPASIVFVPPAGPVGTGDPYRWWQYILGANWRHPEGPGSSIKGRDHHPVVHVAYEDAQAYAVWAGKQLPTEAEWEFAAWGGRGGTEFVWGSELHPGGRALANTFQGDFPHHNSRQDGYERTSPVGAFPANGYGLVDMIGNVWEWTDSWYQAHSAAGQDPGTAPEGGCCASAAREASIDRTSQHGAMPRKVVKGGSFLCAPSYCRRYRPPARLAQGIDTSTCHMGFRCVVRV; this is translated from the coding sequence ATGGTGTGGATCCCGGGCGGCAGCTTCACGATGGGCTCGGACCACCACTACCCGGAGGAAGCCCCGGCCCATCGCCGCGAGGTGCAGGGCTTCTGGATCGACCGGGCTCCCGTCACCAATGCCCAGTTCCGCAAGTTCGTGAAGGCCACCGGCCATCTGACGCTGGCGGAGCGGGCCGCGAACCCGGCCGATTACCCCGAGGCGCTGCCTGAGCTGCTGGCACCCGCCTCGATCGTGTTCGTGCCGCCGGCGGGACCGGTGGGGACTGGGGATCCCTACCGCTGGTGGCAGTACATCCTGGGGGCCAACTGGCGGCACCCGGAGGGGCCGGGTTCCTCGATCAAGGGCCGCGACCATCACCCCGTGGTGCATGTGGCCTATGAGGATGCGCAGGCTTACGCCGTCTGGGCGGGCAAGCAGCTGCCCACGGAGGCCGAGTGGGAGTTCGCCGCCTGGGGTGGCCGCGGCGGCACGGAGTTCGTCTGGGGCTCGGAACTCCATCCCGGCGGCCGCGCCCTGGCCAACACCTTCCAGGGCGATTTCCCTCACCACAACAGCCGCCAGGATGGCTACGAGCGCACCTCGCCCGTGGGGGCCTTCCCTGCCAACGGCTACGGCCTGGTCGACATGATCGGCAACGTCTGGGAGTGGACCGACAGCTGGTACCAGGCCCACAGCGCCGCCGGGCAGGATCCCGGCACCGCCCCGGAGGGTGGCTGTTGTGCCAGTGCCGCCCGGGAGGCCAGCATCGATCGCACTTCCCAGCACGGCGCCATGCCCCGCAAGGTGGTGAAGGGAGGGTCGTTCCTCTGCGCTCCCAGCTACTGCCGCCGCTACCGCCCGCCGGCCCGGTTGGCCCAGGGAATTGACACCTCCACCTGCCACATGGGCTTCCGCTGCGTGGTGCGGGTCTGA
- a CDS encoding DUF1622 domain-containing protein has protein sequence MAELPLETWLEVGANSLRLVLEFISVVCVGIGLLVSLRQALRLRLRRRVGSRPFNSIRLTFGSWLSMALEFQLAADIVSTTTAPSNANLIKLAVVAVIRTFLNVFLAREVEAEQKFEDEHRQPGERSSAGGDLAVARSSGASLPFEAQ, from the coding sequence ATGGCGGAACTTCCCCTGGAGACCTGGTTGGAGGTGGGAGCGAACTCCCTGCGCCTGGTGCTGGAGTTCATCTCGGTGGTGTGTGTGGGCATCGGCCTGCTGGTCTCCCTGCGCCAGGCGCTGCGGTTGCGGCTGCGGCGGCGGGTGGGATCGCGGCCCTTCAACAGCATCCGGCTCACCTTCGGCAGCTGGCTCTCGATGGCGCTGGAGTTCCAGCTCGCGGCTGACATCGTGTCGACCACCACGGCCCCCTCCAACGCCAACCTGATCAAACTTGCCGTGGTGGCCGTGATTCGAACCTTCCTCAATGTGTTCCTGGCCAGGGAGGTGGAAGCGGAACAGAAGTTCGAGGACGAGCACAGACAGCCCGGTGAGCGCAGCTCTGCCGGCGGTGACCTTGCCGTGGCCCGATCGTCCGGTGCTTCCCTGCCCTTCGAGGCCCAATGA
- a CDS encoding YidH family protein: MTNLNNELAKERNRAAAERTMMAWIRTCLSLISFGFGLDKIIGAINRSRFNDSYHAGLSVRLMAMGFVLIGILAMAAATRQHMRTLKLIRRDDFVYVDQRSITVFTAIALTIIGVVAFVLLMTGNPAP, encoded by the coding sequence ATGACGAATCTCAACAACGAACTGGCCAAGGAGCGCAATCGGGCCGCCGCCGAGCGCACGATGATGGCCTGGATCCGCACCTGCCTGTCGCTGATCAGTTTCGGCTTCGGCCTCGACAAGATCATCGGTGCCATCAACCGCAGCCGCTTCAATGACAGTTACCACGCCGGTCTGAGCGTGCGGCTGATGGCGATGGGCTTCGTGCTGATCGGCATCCTGGCGATGGCGGCCGCCACCCGGCAGCACATGCGCACCCTCAAGCTGATCCGCCGCGATGACTTTGTGTATGTCGATCAGCGCTCGATCACGGTGTTCACGGCCATTGCCCTCACGATCATCGGTGTCGTGGCCTTTGTGCTGCTGATGACCGGAAACCCTGCGCCCTGA